A section of the Kluyveromyces lactis strain NRRL Y-1140 chromosome F complete sequence genome encodes:
- a CDS encoding uncharacterized protein (weakly similar to uniprot|Q03899 Saccharomyces cerevisiae YDR131C Hypothetical ORF), producing MLEQLPNEIWLEILGYLSQIEKSSLMMVSHQLYDKTVASLYQNLYLNERPIIHIPEYPYFGNNWSTLVFSEAGRSSVKFQALFNTLSKNVELCKLINKIHCTWHLNRNLLTRFTGLICEHATNITYFENFLYIETFETISKSQLASQLKSLDIVPHAKLPGPAYASYLTSITSMANKFNWANIKSLTIYFDALMWFPNFVPLSEKLQLTELCLNLRNDSFPGFESAPRTSKFSDLFDVNTLEKLSILSWYETETLDVYEEYGLFDLSNFKNLKEISLLSIFYNENFLLSLFSNLTRLEQLKLDFMFDHVLSKDILTILSGIKTLKYIDCKFDDLDEPILDVIELDDFAIFELNQMCLCDSCKHVYSDIILKKYFPTKQAFMIQNSSDIHSKHFINHIFKLYPIIPYFHLLTTSPCIAYRSKSIEELAKKSNELLNDLFYEYESDTTDTKITPEDIVSLYHCICHSMRRTFDFFLKLFPRLHILVINDMPTIVDEQDEQKFTKPIFYSSGYESNQVYQVINDETLFD from the coding sequence ATGCTCGAACAGCTTCCGAACGAAATATGGCTTGAGATACTGGGATATTTATCTCAAATCGAAAAATCATCCTTGATGATGGTATCTCACCAACTTTACGATAAAACAGTGGCGTCACTCTACCAAAACCTATATTTGAACGAAAGACCAATTATACACATCCCAGAATATCCTTATTTTGGCAACAACTGGTCTACGCTTGTGTTTTCTGAAGCAGGGCGATCATCAGTTAAGTTTCAAGCGCTATTCAATACTCTAAGCAAGAACGTTGAACTTTGCAAGCTAATAAATAAGATACACTGTACTTGGCATTTAAATCGGAATTTATTGACAAGGTTTACCGGGCTCATATGTGAACATGCGACAAATATTACTTATTTTGAGAACTTTCTATATATCGAAACATTCGAAACGATCTCCAAGTCTCAGCTTGCATCGCAGTTAAAATCCTTAGACATAGTCCCGCATGCAAAACTTCCGGGGCCTGCATATGCTTCGTACTTGACTAGCATAACATCTATGGCAAACAAATTTAATTGGGCCAATATCAAGAGCCTTACAATATACTTTGATGCACTCATGTGGTTCCCAAACTTTGTCCCACTATCGGAAAAGTTACAGTTAACTGAACTATGTTTAAATCTTCGAAATGATTCTTTTCCAGGATTCGAGAGTGCACCAAGAACATCAAAATTTAGTGATTTATTTGATGTGAATACTTTGGAAAAGCTTTCCATTTTGTCGTGGTACGAGACGGAAACGTTGGATGTATACGAAGAGTATGGTTTGTTCGATCTTTCTAACTTTAAAAACCTCAAAGAGATTTCGTTGTTGTCTATATTTTACAACGAAAACTTCCTATTATCCTTGTTTTCTAACCTCACTAGATTGGAACAACTGAAGTTAGACTTTATGTTTGATCACGTCTTATCTAAAGACATCCTTACCATTTTATCTGGCATCAAGACGTTGAAATACATAGATTGTAAATTTGACGACTTGGATGAACCTATTCTTGACGTAATTGAACTAGACGACTTTGCAATATTTGAACTCAATCAAATGTGCCTATGCGATAGTTGCAAGCATGTTTACAGTGACATTATTCTCAAAAAATATTTCCCTACCAAACAGGCTTTCATGATTCAAAACTCGAGTGATATTCATTCTAAACATTTCATCAACCATATCTTTAAACTCTACCCAATAATCCCTTATTTCCATTTACTAACAACGTCCCCCTGCATTGCATACAGATCAAAgtcaattgaagaactcGCTAAGAAGAGTAACGAGCTTCTAAATGACCTGTTTTACGAATATGAATCTGACACTACTGATACTAAAATAACTCCGGAAGATATCGTTTCTTTGTATCATTGTATATGTCATTCAATGAGGAGAACTTTCGACTTCTTTCTAAAACTCTTCCCCAGGTTACATATACTGGTTATCAACGATATGCCAACTATCGTTGATGAACAGGATGAACAAAAATTTACGAAGCCAATATTTTATTCATCTGGTTACGAAAGTAATCAAGTATACCAAGTCATTAACGATGAAACACTATTTgattaa
- the FIN1 gene encoding Fin1p (some similarities with uniprot|Q03898 Saccharomyces cerevisiae YDR130C FIN1 Basic protein with putative coiled-coil regions that comprises a filament between spindle pole bodies), whose amino-acid sequence MIVLNKRETTPAAKMESPSKIPLQELSSNASPPSSASGEIFKRLSVSPNRNRKLLEKPAARLSPQQRVQTPKRLPSPDILGPNLSLDRYERQKSSVVKINEIVFPNSPTKASGALRNVPVLGGDGSLSRIRNRFKINNASPVKANLLDKLNKEETETDTAKRKRKTDTPNAMKGSRVEKNERRTRSKSVMFKLPEDRIISIELNEMRKLNEALIARIEELEQRMARLEDRLP is encoded by the coding sequence ATGATCGTTTTAAACAAAAGAGAGACGACACCAGCTGCCAAAATGGAGTCACCATCCAAAATCCCCCTCCAAGAACTTTCTAGTAATGCGTCTCCACCTTCGTCAGCCAGTGGAGAAATTTTCAAACGTCTTTCAGTATCACCTAATAGAAATCGTAAACTCCTGGAGAAGCCTGCTGCCAGGTTATCACCACAACAAAGAGTTCAAACCCCAAAGAGGTTGCCTTCACCTGATATACTTGGGCCCAATTTAAGCCTTGATAGATACGAGCGTCAGAAATCCAGTGTTGTGAAGATAAACGAAATAGTTTTCCCAAATTCGCCTACAAAGGCATCTGGAGCGTTAAGGAATGTACCAGTCCTTGGAGGTGACGGGTCACTATCGAGGATAAGAAACAGattcaagatcaacaaCGCGAGTCCGGTGAAAGCGAATCTACTTGACAAGttaaacaaagaagaaacggAAACCGACACCGCTaagaggaaaaggaaaactgACACACCTAACGCCATGAAAGGGTCCAGAgtagaaaaaaatgaaagacGGACGAGGTCCAAATCAGTGATGTTCAAGCTACCTGAAGATCGGATTATATCTATTGAACTAAACGAAATGAGGAAATTAAACGAGGCGTTAATCGCTCGAATAGAAGAACTAGAGCAAAGAATGGCTAGACTAGAAGATAGATTACCATGA
- the AHP1 gene encoding thioredoxin peroxidase AHP1 (similar to uniprot|P38013 Saccharomyces cerevisiae YLR109W AHP1 Thiol-specific peroxiredoxin reduces hydroperoxides to protect against oxidative damage function in vivo requires covalent conjugation to Urm1p): MSSDTLPNTRFQYIRIIPSQEGTEACSAPVETSFTEYKGTVVITGAPAAFSPTCSVSHIPGYVQKLNQLVDAGASQVFVVTADNPFANQQWAKTLGVKDTDKIKFITDAGAKFSQSLGFALPIESGVFWASRYLVIAKDGKIVYQAVEENPATDVTVSSVDNALEQLNKIK, from the coding sequence ATGTCCTCTGATACTCTACCAAACACAAGATTCCAATACATCAGAATTATTCCATCTCAGGAAGGTACTGAAGCATGCTCTGCTCCAGTTGAGACCTCATTCACTGAATATAAGGGTACTGTTGTGATTACTGGTGCTCCAGCAGCCTTTTCTCCAACCTGTTCTGTTTCTCACATTCCAGGTTACgttcaaaagttgaacCAATTGGTCGATGCCGGTGCATCTCAAGTCTTCGTTGTTACTGCTGACAATCCATTTGCTAACCAACAATGGGCCAAGACTCTAGGTGTCAAGGATACCGACAAGATCAAGTTCATCACTGATGCCGGTGCCAAGTTTTCCCAATCTTTGGGCTTTGCCTTGCCAATTGAGTCCGGCGTTTTCTGGGCCAGCAGATACTTGGTAATTGCCAAGGATGGGAAGATTGTTTACCAAGCCGTTGAAGAAAACCCAGCTACTGATGTTACAGTTTCTTCCGTTGATAATGCcttggaacaattgaacaagattAAATAG
- the CCW12 gene encoding Ccw12p (some similarities with uniprot|Q12127 Saccharomyces cerevisiae YLR110C CCW12 Cell wall protein), whose protein sequence is MQFSTVAAFAAVAAVASAQNITTETATESQTTLVTITSCEENKCSESVSEALVSTATVTVNDVITEYTTWCPLPTTEAPVEKNTTSTAAPAPSTSHTQPDYTGAAAKALPAAGALVAGAAALLL, encoded by the coding sequence ATGCAATTCTCTACTGTCGCCGCTTTCGCCGCCGTTGCCGCCGTTGCCTCCGCTCAAAACATCACCACTGAAACCGCTACCGAATCCCAAACTACTTTGGTTACCATCACTTCTTgtgaagaaaacaaatgtAGCGAATCCGTTTCTGAAGCTTTGGTCTCTACTGCTACCGTCACCGTCAACGACGTCATCACCGAATACACCACCTGGTGTCCACTACCAACCACTGAAGCTccagttgaaaagaacacCACTTCTACTGCTGCTCCAGCTCCATCCACTTCTCACACTCAACCAGATTACACTGGTGCAGCTGCTAAGGCTTTGCCAGCTGCTGGTGCTTTGGTCGCCGGTGCTGCCGCTTTGTTGTTGTAA
- a CDS encoding uncharacterized protein (similar to uniprot|Q03900 Saccharomyces cerevisiae YDR132C Hypothetical ORF), which translates to MDIVDTSEALINIPELLAHENIYQIQVGSKLFKVSGASLSSDGPSFFTDYFNSQENADASHVLTIDRSDVVFETIMAHLQGYPLSILDEKEFITLFLDSLYYRLPRLKRMLQKYDYYFINIGGKHFKFSKSVFDRPGDSPNYFNLLIDSMLVDVENLFHDKKMIRPPSHFIPFVTRSSELFQEILNLLTDDDYVVPGHISINNLLRECKFYCLLNLQQRLLPHKITSNPFCKREEITMKLQHLRRTGMKLLMQSEDINECIIRSDSESEESAFCPKKKRKMESPAEWDMISYQRPYVDKNPRDLVVQIDSGDLTLYFNKRMKTIHVNVANPLDCRILKSLFTDIRKQRNINESQFEYPNFKGYVFLTCTIIADLTINGLPCKNVCSKIDEIKTNEQIYDFSNGDGMMPGLSLYVVGPSLWRLGVKNEHIIFLPLKLNCISNLRQFNKNLQFV; encoded by the coding sequence ATGGATATTGTCGATACTAGTGAAGCTTTGATCAATATACCAGAACTTTTGGCCCATGAAAATATTTATCAGATCCAGGTGGGATCGAAATTGTTTAAAGTTAGTGGTGCATCGCTAAGCAGCGATGGTCCCTCTTTTTTCACTGACtatttcaattctcaaGAGAATGCAGATGCATCTCACGTTTTGACCATCGATAGATCGGATGTTGTTTTCGAGACTATTATGGCCCATTTACAAGGATATCCTCTATCAATATTGGAtgagaaagaattcattACCTTATTTTTGGATTCGTTGTACTATAGATTACCTAGGTTAAAGAGAATGTTGCAAAAATACGActattatttcattaacatCGGCGGTAAgcatttcaaattctcaAAAAGTGTCTTCGATAGACCCGGAGACTCCCCTAATTATTTTAATCTTTTGATCGACTCGATGTTGGTCGATGTGGAGAACTTGTTCCAcgataaaaaaatgatCAGACCCCCATCTCATTTCATCCCATTCGTTACTAGATCCAGTGAAttgtttcaagaaatcCTAAATCTCTTAACGGATGACGACTACGTTGTACCTGGTCATATCTCTATCAATAATCTTTTAAGAGAGTGTAAGTTTTACTGCTTGCTTAATTTACAACAGAGACTCCTTCCTCATAAGATCACTAGTAATCCATTTTGCAAAAGAGAGGAGATCACTATGAAATTACAGCATCTCAGAAGAACGGGGATGAAACTATTGATGCAAAGTGAAGACATAAATGAATGTATCATTCGCAGTGATTCCGAATCTGAGGAATCCGCTTTTTGtcccaaaaaaaaaagaaaaatggaatCTCCGGCAGAATGGGATATGATCTCTTACCAACGCCCTTATGTGGATAAAAATCCGAGGGATTTGGTGGTACAAATCGATTCCGGTGACTTGACTCTTTATTTCAATAAGAGAATGAAAACTATTCACGTCAATGTTGCTAACCCATTGGACTGCCgtattttgaagagtttgTTCACAGACATCAGGAAACAACGCAATATCAATGAATCTCAATTCGAATATCCTAATTTCAAGGGATACGTTTTCCTCACTTGCACGATAATAGCTGATTTGACTATCAATGGATTGCCATGTAAAAACGTCTGCTCGAAAATCGATGAGatcaaaaccaatgaaCAAATCTACGATTTCAGTAACGGCGATGGCATGATGCCAGGTTTATCCTTATACGTTGTAGGGCCCTCACTTTGGCGCTTGGGGGTAAAGAATGAGCATATCATCTTCCTTCCACTAAAATTGAATTGTATCTCAAATTTAAGACAGTTCAATAAGAATTTGCAATTTGTCTGA
- the HOG1 gene encoding mitogen-activated protein kinase HOG1 (highly similar to uniprot|P32485 Saccharomyces cerevisiae YLR113W HOG1 Mitogen-activated protein kinase involved in osmoregulation), translating to MSNEEFIRTQIFGTVFEITNRYTNLNPVGMGAFGLVCSATDTLTSQPVAIKKIMKPFSTSVLAKRTYRELKLLKHLRHENLICLEDIFLSPLEDIYFVTELQGTDLHRLLQTRPLEKQFVQYFLYQILRGLKYVHSAGVIHRDLKPSNILINENCDLKICDFGLARIQDPQMTGYVSTRYYRAPEIMLTWQKYNVEVDIWSAGCIFAEMIEGKPLFPGKDHVHQFSIITDLLGSPPKDVIDTICSENTLKFVTSLPHRDPVPFSSRFQNLEPDAIDLLEKMLVFDPKKRITAADALAHPYLSPYHDPTDEPIAEAKFDWNFNDADLPVDTWRVMMYSEILDFHQIGDPQINTNATFDDQVAAATVAAAEAASKQQQQQQHQTEEQTQQTIASTPPQAQVTPQQLESGANSNSNSNPSFSIGPDPANETLTNFANQADQYVSKFK from the coding sequence atgtCGAATGAGGAATTTATTAGGACTCAAATTTTTGGTACAGTTTTCGAAATTACCAATCGGTATACTAATTTGAACCCGGTTGGTATGGGTGCCTTCGGGTTGGTTTGTTCTGCTACAGATACGCTAACAAGCCAGCCTGTAGCGATTAAGAAGATTATGAAACCGTTTTCTACTTCCGTACTGGCAAAAAGAACGTATAGGGAACTCAAATTGTTAAAGCATCTAAGGCATGAGAATTTGATTTGTCTCgaagatatcttcttgTCACCATTAGAAGATATTTATTTCGTCACTGAATTGCAAGGGACGGATCTACATAGATTGTTGCAGACAAGGCCTTTGGAAAAACAATTCGTTCAATATTTCTTATACCAGATCTTGAGGGGGCTTAAATACGTTCATTCCGCAGGTGTGATCCATAGAGATTTGAAACCTTCCAATATCTTGATCAATGAGAACTGTGATTTAAAGATCTGCGATTTCGGACTTGCTAGGATTCAAGATCCTCAAATGACTGGTTACGTGTCAACCCGTTACTATAGAGCCCCAGAAATCATGTTGACCTGGCAAAAATATAATGTTGAAGTAGACATCTGGTCTGCTGGTTGTATCTTTGCCGAAATGATCGAGGGTAAGCCTTTGTTCCCAGGTAAAGATCACGTGCATCAATTTTCTATCATCACTGATCTATTAGGATCGCCTCCAAAAGATGTCATAGACACTATTTGCTCAGAGAACACTCTCAAATTTGTTACTTCATTACCTCATAGAGATCCTGTACCATTCAGTTCGAGGTTCCAGAACTTGGAACCAGATGCTATAGATCTTCTAGAAAAAATGCTTGTGTTCgatccaaagaagagaattaCAGCAGCTGATGCCTTGGCCCATCCTTACCTTTCCCCATATCATGACCCAACCGACGAACCTATCGCAGAAGCTAAGTTTGATTGGAATTTCAACGATGCTGACTTACCTGTTGACACCTGGCGTGTAATGATGTATTCCGAGATCTTGGATTTCCATCAAATCGGTGACCCACAAATCAATACAAATGCTACTTTCGACGACCAAGTAGCCGCTGCCACTGTCGCCGCCGCGGAGGCTGCCTCTaagcaacagcagcagcaacaacacCAAACTGAAGAGCAAACTCAACAGACAATCGCCTCTACTCCTCCCCAGGCTCAAGTGACCCCACAACAACTTGAAAGTGGCGCTAACTCTAATTCCAATTCTAAcccttctttctctattgGCCCTGATCCAGCAAACGAAACATTGACGAATTTTGCTAATCAAGCAGACCAATACGTctccaaattcaaataa
- the REX3 gene encoding RNA exonuclease (similar to uniprot|Q12090 Saccharomyces cerevisiae YLR107W REX3 RNA exonuclease required for maturation of the RNA component of RNase MRP), whose amino-acid sequence MYPTLNLAVCLKSSHLISSHRFCLKNSQSTEKHQKEINISVKERYTCNPSHRQKKNGWVREKNALREPLTASLKFTIHLNSIVFRYIPLYAIIMVGNPVLRPVDMKMQPAPYQDRVRVVQKIYTQLKRFQSSSPHIIKASTIWEHEVAKIAKTRQSYAFNASILLRDIVKYKGNLDKTGKPKNNSSSLIQRSHVLQKLRSLLLDEETLSRNGFFVKMYDTDPINESESDYVECYRCETKFDVTKIMEPTVCRYHLQRKVYNRETKKREFPCCGASLESYSDISAGCMKAKNHVYKWENFTKLSSVVPFKSLVDIKGEENVLALDCEMAFTSKGYEMIRITIVDFWSSEVVYDKVIKPLGEIIDLNSKFSGIHHIDDTAPTIHEAEKCYICPSMINQNSILIGHGLDNDLRVMRIVHDKVIDTAVLYPAGKYKSSLKNLSFEILSRRIQGGEHDSSEDAIAAMDVIKKKLSIPLDKKSW is encoded by the coding sequence ATGTATCCTACACTCAATTTGGCAGTTTGTTTAAagtcatctcatctcatctcatctcatcgctttTGTTTAAAAAATTCTCAGAGCACAGAAAAAcaccaaaaagaaataaatatttcagtgaaagaaagatataCCTGCAATCCATCTCATCggcaaaagaaaaatggatGGGtaagagaaaagaatgctTTGAGAGAGCCATTAACAGCAAGCCTAAAGTTTACAATCCATCTGAACTCCATTGTCTTCCGATACATTCCTCTGTATGCAATAATTATGGTCGGTAATCCAGTTTTACGTCCGGTTGACATGAAAATGCAACCTGCTCCGTATCAAGACAGAGTTAGAGTTGTCCAAAAGATATACACACAGTTAAAGAGGTTTCAATCGAGCAGCCCTCACATTATAAAGGCATCGACTATTTGGGAACATGAGGTTGCTAAAATAGCAAAAACAAGACAAAGTTACGCGTTCAATGCTTCCATTCTATTACGAGATATTGTTAAATATAAGGGTAATCTTGATAAAACTGGCAAACCTAAGAATAATAGTTCGTCATTAATACAAAGGTCCCACGTATTGCAAAAACTACGATCTTTGCTACTCGACGAGGAAACACTCAGTAGGAACGGATTTTTTGTCAAGATGTATGACACTGATCCGATCAAtgaatcagaatcagattATGTGGAATGCTATAGATGTGAAACTAAATTTGATGTGACAAAAATTATGGAACCGACAGTATGTCGGTACCACCTTCAAAGGAAAGTATATAACAgagaaactaaaaaaagagaatttcCTTGTTGTGGAGCTTCCCTTGAATCATATTCAGACATATCTGCAGGGTGTATGAAAGCGAAAAATCACGTTTACAAATGGGAGAATTTCACAAAACTGTCGAGTGTGGTCCCTTTTAAATCTCTCGTTGATATCAAAGGCGAAGAGAACGTTTTGGCATTAGACTGTGAGATGGCTTTCACATCGAAAGGGTATGAAATGATTAGAATTACAATAGTTGACTTCTGGTCCTCAGAAGTAGTGTATGACAAGGTAATAAAGCCACTGGGCGAAATTATAGATTTAAATTCTAAATTTAGTGGGATTCATCATATAGATGATACTGCACCTACAATTCATGAAGCAGAAAAATGTTACATCTGTCCTAGCATGATCAATCAAAATAGCATACTTATAGGACATGGTTTGGATAACGATTTACGAGTAATGCGCATAGTACATGACAAAGTAATAGACACTGCCGTTTTGTATCCAGCAGGTAAGTATAAAtcctctttgaagaacttgtCTTTTGAAATCTTAAGTCGTAGAATTCAAGGAGGAGAACATGACAGTTCAGAAGATGCTATTGCGGCAATGGATGtcattaaaaaaaaattgagtATCCCCTTGGATAAGAAGTCATGGTAA